The genome window TCGGGAACGTTGTTGCGGGTCTGCACCAGCAGGTCCGCCTCGCCGTGAGACGTGATGTCAATCGTTCCCGGGGAGAGTCCGGCCTGAACCAGGATCGACCGCACCATCTCGGCGCGCTTCAGGCCGAGCGAGAGGTTCGACTTGCCGTCTCCCATCGTGTCGGTGTGGCCGACGACGACCACCTCGGGAACGGCAAGGGCCTTCACGGCCTTGAGGATCTCGGGAATCTGCGCCGCGGACTCGGACGTCAGCGCGTCGGACTCGAAGCGGAACTGCAGGGTGAAATGACGCGGCGCCGGGGGCATGGCGGAGAGCGCGTCGCCGAACAACTGCGCCACTTCCTCTTCGCTGATCGTCGTCACCGCGCCCGGCGCGGCGGTGCCGGTCGCGAGCGAGGCGGCGCGCGGCGTGACCAGGTTGGTCGAGCCGAATTCATTGAACACGCGGGCGCGGCCGGTGTTCTTCGTTTCGGGATCCGGCAGCAGCGCGATGAGTGTCGGCGGCACCGCCGGTCCTGGCGCCGCCGCCGGCGGACGCTTGCCGCCGCAGCCTGTGACGAGGACTGCGGCAACCAGTGCGTGAAGCGCCAGCGGACGCGCGCCTGTCATACCGGCTGTCGTTCTGCGCTACGGCTCGACGCGAATCGCCACCGTCGTTCCGCGGACGCCGACGATCGCGGCAGGCGCTTCGAGGCGGATGGAATCGGGCGCCAGCTTGGCGATGCGTCCCGACACGTAGACGGCGGCGCCACGGACGAACTTCAGCACCATGCCGAGGCCGCCTTCGCCGGGGGCGTAGACGTAGCGATCGATGCGCACTTCGCTGGCCGGCCCGAGCGAGATGCGGGTGTCGTCTCGCAGGGTGACGCCGACCTTGCCGTCGGCGCCGGTTCGCAGAGCGTCGGTGGCGAACACCGCGTCGCCGGGCTTGGCAGCCACGGTGGCGTTGTTGCGGACGATGAACGCCGTGCCGGCAACGGTCTTGATGTGCCCCGCGGGCGCCGGTTGCTGCGCGTACACCGGCGCGGTCGACGCCGTGACGACAACCGCGAGGACGCCGACCGACCGAATGAGGCCGTGCATGTAATCCTCCCTCAGCGCTCCAGACCGGGACAGCGGCTTACGATACCGTGATCCCCCTGCCCCCGGACTGCAGAATTTACGAGCAAATTGCGAATGCCCGTCATTCTGTGCACCTCGCATGCCCGCGGGCCGCCGGGGGCCCATCCCCCGCCAGGTTCAGTAGATCCGAATCAGGCGCTCGCGCCGAGGGCGTCGCGCACCGACTCGAGCTGCTTGCGCAGTTCGACGATGCTCTCGATCTCGCGGCCTTCGACGCCGTGCTCGATGCCGCAGTGGCCGCGCCATCCCGCATCCACCACGATCTTCATCATCCGGCGCAGATCGATGTCGCTCTGGTTGCCGTGGGCGTCCCACACGCGCGGCTTGACGCTGACGCCCTTGGCGAGCGGCATCATCTCGGCCACGCCGACGTACGAGTCGTAGCTCTCGGTGCTGGCGCCGGGGTTGTCGCGGCCCGGCCCCGCGATGCGGAAGTTGCCGAAGTCGGGCAGGGTGCCGGCGCGCTTGTGGCCGACCCGCCTGATGGTCTCGACGAGCCATTTCGCGTTGCTCGAGAGGCCGCCGTGGTTCTCGATGACGACATCGATGCCGTGCGGGTCGGCGAACTCGCACAGCTTCCGCATGCCGTCGGCCACCAGCCGCATCTGCTCGTCCGGCGTGCCGGCGCTGTAACCGTTGACCCGGATGGTGTGGCAGCCGAGCGTCTTCGCCGCCTCCACCCACTTGTAGTGGTTTTCGACCGCGGTCTGCCGCCTGGCGCCGTCCGGGTCGCCGAGGTTTCCTTCGGCGTCGCACATGATGAGCACCTGCGTCACCCCTTCGCCCCGGGCGCGCGTGTTCATCTCCGCGAGGTAGGAGGCGTCTTTCGCCTTGTCCTTGAAGAACTGATTCACGTACTCGATGGCGTCGATCCCGGCGCTCCTGGCAATCTTCGCGAAGTCGAGGTGCTGCATCTTGCCGGCGAAGAGCGATCGGTTGATCGACCACTCGGCCAGAGAGATCTTGTAGAGCGGCCCTTTCTGAATGCGTCCCCCTGCCATATACGCTCCCGCCGACGCCATCAGAAACTCACGGCGCGTCACAGTCATCGGTCACCCCGGCGCAGAAGTCTACTCGGTTACAGGCGCGGGGGCGGCGGCTTGATCGGCGCCCGCCAGGAGACGACCCCCCTGGTCTTCACCTTGCGCTTGAACACGCGTCCCGCGTTGGTCACGTACAGCTCGTCGAGGCTCGCGCCCCCGAACCTGACGCTCGAGAGCGCCCCCCGCGCCGGCGCGGGAATGATCGCGTGGCACTTGCCGATCTGATCGAACACCTGCACGCCGAGCGCGGTGGCGATGTAGACGCTGCCGCTGGTATCGGCGACCATCCCGTCGGCGCTGCTCCGCGTCGCCGCGTCGGGCATGTGGACGTAGAAGTATCTCTGCTTGTGCGCGAGCGAGCCGTCCGGCTGAATCTGAAACGCCCACGAGAGCTGCGCCGCATAATCCGAGACGTAGAGCAGCGTCTGATCGGGTGAGAACATCACCCCGTTGGGATACTCGATCCCTTCGTCGACGA of Vicinamibacterales bacterium contains these proteins:
- a CDS encoding OmpA family protein, whose translation is MPPTLIALLPDPETKNTGRARVFNEFGSTNLVTPRAASLATGTAAPGAVTTISEEEVAQLFGDALSAMPPAPRHFTLQFRFESDALTSESAAQIPEILKAVKALAVPEVVVVGHTDTMGDGKSNLSLGLKRAEMVRSILVQAGLSPGTIDITSHGEADLLVQTRNNVPEPRNRRVEITVR
- a CDS encoding FecR domain-containing protein, whose translation is MHGLIRSVGVLAVVVTASTAPVYAQQPAPAGHIKTVAGTAFIVRNNATVAAKPGDAVFATDALRTGADGKVGVTLRDDTRISLGPASEVRIDRYVYAPGEGGLGMVLKFVRGAAVYVSGRIAKLAPDSIRLEAPAAIVGVRGTTVAIRVEP
- a CDS encoding sugar phosphate isomerase/epimerase family protein, with product MTVTRREFLMASAGAYMAGGRIQKGPLYKISLAEWSINRSLFAGKMQHLDFAKIARSAGIDAIEYVNQFFKDKAKDASYLAEMNTRARGEGVTQVLIMCDAEGNLGDPDGARRQTAVENHYKWVEAAKTLGCHTIRVNGYSAGTPDEQMRLVADGMRKLCEFADPHGIDVVIENHGGLSSNAKWLVETIRRVGHKRAGTLPDFGNFRIAGPGRDNPGASTESYDSYVGVAEMMPLAKGVSVKPRVWDAHGNQSDIDLRRMMKIVVDAGWRGHCGIEHGVEGREIESIVELRKQLESVRDALGASA